Below is a genomic region from Catenuloplanes atrovinosus.
TAACCAAGGCAAGCCTTACCAGACCGGAGGAGCGCAGTGTTCGCGTGCATCTGTAAGCGGGTCCGCGAATGCGAGGTCCGGTCGGTGATCCAGGGCGGTGCGCGGACCAAACGGTCCGTGGCGGAGGCGTGTGGTGCCGGGACGAGCTGCGGCACGTGCGTCCGCCGGATCGGTGATCTGATCGACGAGGAGACCGGCGCGCAGGCGGCGCTCAGTCACACCACCTAAACATATCCTAAGAAAAACCGCTAATCGGGCATATTGCTACGCTCCCCTCCACGGCAACCACGTGGGGGGTACAGAGCCATGCAAGGCGACGCACGCGTCATCGAGTTCCTGAACGAGCAGCTCACCGCGGAACTGACCGCGATCAATCAGTACTTCCTGCACGCCAAGATGCAGGACAACTGGGGATACACCGTGCTGGCCAAGCACACCAGGCACGAGTCGATCGACGAGATGCGGCACGCGGAGGTCCTGACCGACCGCATCCTCTTCCTGGAGGGCCTGCCGAACTACCAGAAGCTGTTCGCGCTCCGGATCGGCGAGACGGTCAAGGAGCAGTTCGACTGCGACATGAAGATCGAGCGGGAGGCCGTCGACCGGCTGCGCGCCGGCATCGACCACATGCGGTCCGTCGGCGACGTCACGTCCGCCAAGATCTTCGAGGACATCCTCGCGGACGAGGAGCACCACATCGACTACCTCGAGACGCAGCTGCACCTGATCGAGAAGTTCGGCGAGGCGCTCTACCTGCAGAACGTCACGCAGCACCCCGAGGCCGGATAAAGGCCATCAACGCGGTACGGGCGGGACCTCCACCGAGGTCCCGCCCGTCTCTCACTGTCCCTGTGCGTTCAGCACGTCCACCACGAAGCGCAGGTCGCCGGTCGGCCGGCCGCTCCCGTCGTCCTTGTCGCCGTAGGCCAGGTCCGGCGGCAGGTCCAGGATGATCCGGCTGCCCACCGGCACGTTCAGCAGGCCCTTCTCCCAGCCGTCGATCAGCTGGCCCATGCCGATGGTGAACTCGATCGCCTGCTGCCGGCTCCACGACGAGTCGAACTCCTCGCCGGTGCCGTACAGCACGCCCACGTAGTTCGCCGTGATCAGGTCGCCCGCCTTGGTGGCCGGGCCGGTCCCCTTGATCACATACGTAATCTTGGGCTTGCCCTTCTCGAGCGCGCCCTCACCCTTCTCCACCGTCGGCTTCGTGCTCAGCGCCGGGTCGGCACCGGCCGGGACCGGCGGGAACGGCACCGCGGGCGGCACCGACTGCTGCTCCTCGGCCGGCGCGGTCGGCGTGGCGGCGGGCTCGGCCGACGGGTCGGTCCGGCGGCTGTCCGCGAACCACACCGCGCCGACGATCACCGCGACCACCGCGAGACCGATCACGGCCAGACCGAACGCCTGCCGGCCGGCCTTGCGGGCGCGGGCACGCTGCGTCTCTATGCGCAGCAGCTCCCGCTTCTCCGCCTTGGTCAGCGGGCGGGCCTCCTCGGCCTTCTCCGTCTCCTCGGCGGTGTCGCCGGCCTCCTCGGCCGTGGCCTCGTCCGCGCCCCCGGCGGCGGCCTCGTCCTGGTCCTTGTCCGCCGCCTCGTCGATGACGTCCGCCTTCTTCGGCGCCGTCGTCTCGGACTTCTCCGTTCCGACCGGATCGCTCATCTGTCTGTCGACTCCCGATGGACAAGGGCCCGGCTCAGGCCCGTACGGCGAATAGCTTGAATTTCTCGGTACACCGTAATGCCTGAAGCTGGACGCGACCCACCCGGGAGCGAACGGATCGGTACCGTTGTCTGTCATGAGCGAGCTCGCGAGCGAATCATGGGCTCAGCGCCGCCCACCACGGAACCGCAGCATGGAGGATTTTCCGGCATGAGCGAGCTCGCGAGCGAATCATCGGCTCAGCGCCGCCCACCACGGAACCGCAGCATGGAGGATTTTCCGGCATGAGCGAGCTCGCGAGCGAATCATCGGCTCAGCGCCGCCCACCACCGAACCGCAGCATGGAGGATTTTCCGGCATGAGCGAGCTCGCGAGCGAATCATCGGCTCAGCGCCGCCCACCACCGAACCGCAGCATGGAGGATTTCCCGGCATGAGCGACCCGACCATGGTTGGCTTCGGTGCGAAACAGGCCTGGCTGGCCGTGCGCGACGCCGATCCCGCCGAGATCATCAAGGCGATGGAACTGCGGGACCTCGGCCCGGTCCCCTGGCGCGAGGGCATCGACCTCGCCTACCTCACGGACGACCGGCTGGTCCTCACGCCACCGCTGCCCGGCGCGGACACCGCCGCCTGGACGCTGGTGACCGGACGCTGGCTGCTCACCCCGGCCGCCCGCGCGGAGCTGGACGTGGCGGACCTGTCCGAGTCGCTCGGCACCGAGGTGCAGTCCTTCGCCACGCACCGGGTCGGCGAGCTGCACTCCTGGCGCCGCGCGGTGAAGGGCACGCTGGTTCGCGCGTTCGGCTACATCGGCGAGAGCGGCGACGTCACGGCCTGGCACGGCGCGCCGGACGAGGCCGAGCGCGAGGCCGGCCTCCCGGCCGAGCTGGACGACGACACCACCGTGCTGATCTCCGAGCGGGACGTGCTGCGCGTCGCCGCCGCGTGGAGCGTGGACCCGACCCGCCTCGACGGCCGCCGCGCGCCCGGGCCGCTGCGCGCCGCCGCGGCGCCGTGACCGCTCAGCTGAGCAGGTCGTGGAGCACCTCGGCGGCGCGGTCGACGCCGGCCGAGTCCACGTCCAGGTGGGTGACCAGGCGGGCCCGGCGCGGGCCGACCGGCGAGATCAGCACGCCGCGCTCGCGGGCGGCCTCGACCAGAGCCGCGGCGTCCAGCGTGGACTTGGTCAGGTCGAGCGGCACCAGGTTGGTGCGGACCGCGTCCGCGTCGACCACGCCGGTCGGCGCCAGCGCCGCGGCCAGCCGGGCCGCGTGCGCGTGGTCCTCGGCCAGCCGCGGGATGTGGTGGCGGACCGCGTGCAGGCCACCGGCCGCGATGATGCCGGCCTGGCGCATGCCGCCGCCGAGCCGCTTGCGGATCACGCGGGCCCGGGCGATCGCGGCCCGGTTCGAGACCAGCACGGACCCGACCGGCGCGCCGAGCCCCTTGGAGAGGCAGACCGAGACGGAGTCGAACAGCCGGCCGTAGACGTCCAGCGGCACGCCGGTGGCGACGTGCGCGTTCCACAGCCGGGCGCCGTCGCAGTGCAGGCCGAGGCCGTGGCGGTCGCACAGCGCGCGGAGCTGCCGGAGCGTGTCCAGCGGGATGATCGTGCCGCCGCTGCGGTTGTGGGTCTGCTCGACCGCGATCGCCCGGGTCGCGTTCGTGTCGTAGCCACCCGGCACCCTGATCATGCTCTCGACCAGCGCCGGGTCCAGCGCGCCGCCCACCGCGGGCCAGGTGCGGGAGGAGATCCCGCCGTAGGCCGCCGCCGCGCCCATCTCGTAGATCAGCACGTGGGCGTCCGCGTCGGTCAGCAGTTCCTCGCCGGGTGGCACGAGCAGTTGCAGCCCGATCTGGTTCGCCATCGAGCCGGTCGGCGTGAACAGCGCCGCCTCGTGGCCGAGCAGCGCGGCCACCTCGTCCTGCAGCAGGTTGACGGTCGGGTCCTCGCCGTAGACGTCGTCGCCGACCTCGGCGGCCGCCATGGCCGCGCGCATCTCGGGGGTGGGCTTGGTGAACGTGTCCGAGCGGAGATCAACCACGCAGCATCTCCGCCACCAGGAAGGCCAGTTCCAGCGACTGCTGCGTGTTCAGCCGGGGGTCGCAGGCGGTCTCGTACCGGCTGGGCAGGTCCAGGTCCGCGATGCCCTGCGCGCCGCCGAGGCACTCGGTGACGTCCTCGCCGGTCAGCTCCACGTGGATGCCGCCCGGGTGGGTGCCGAGCTGGCGGTGCACCTCGAAGTAGCCGAGCACCTCGTCGACGATCCGGTCGAACTGCCGGGTCTTGTAGCCGTTCGACGACTCGATCGTGTTGCCGTGCATCGGGTCGCACTGCCAGACCACGGTGGCGCCGGCCGCGGTGACCTTGTCCACGATCGCGGGCAGCGCGTCCCGGACCTTGTGGTTGCCCATCCGGCTGATCAGCGTGAGCCGGCCGGGGATGTTGTCCGGGTTGAGCCGCTCGCACAGCTCGATCGCGGTCTCCGGCGTGGTGGTCGGGCCGAGCTTGACGCCGATCGGGTTCGCGATGCGGGAGATGAAGTCGATGTGCGCGTGGTCGAGCTGCCGGGTGCGCTCGCCGACCCAGAGGAAGTGGCCGGAGAGGCAGTACGCCTTGCCGTCCGAGACGCGGGTGAGCGCGCGGTCGTACTCCAGCGCCAGCGCCTCGTGCGAGCAGGCCAGGTTGACCGTGCGCAGCGCGTCGTCGTCCTTCATGCCGCAGGCGCGGATGAACGCCATGGCCCGGTCGATCTCGCGGGCGATCGCCTCGTAGCGCTCGCCGGCCGCGGACGAGCGGACGAAGTCCTTGTTCCAGTCGTGCACCGCGTGCAGGTCGGCCAGCCCGCCGTTGAGGTACGCGCGCAGCATGTTCATGGCGGCGGCCGAGTTCGCGTACGCCCGGATCATGCGCTGCGGGTCCGCGACCCGCGCCTCCGGCGTCGCGTCCAGCGAGTTGATCATGTCGCCGCGGTACGCCGGCAGGCCCAGCGAGTCCGTCGCGGACGAGCGCGGCTTCGTGTACTGACCCGCGACCCGGGCCACCTTCACCACCGGCAGCGACGCGCCGTAGGTGAGCACCACGGCCATCTGCAGCAGCGTGCGCGCGTTCGCCAGCAGGTGCGCCTCGGTGTTGTCGGAGAACGTCTCGGCGCAGTCGCCGCCCTGGAGCAGGAACGCCTTGCCCTCCGCCACCAGCGCCAGCCGGGCGCGCAGGTCGTCCACCTCGTACGGCGCGACGATCGGCGGCACCGTGTCGAGGACCTTGCAGACCTCGCCGACCTCGTCCAGGTCCGGCCACGGCGGCATCTGCAGGCGCGGGAGCGTGCGCCAGCGGTCGAGGCCCAGCGCCTCGGCCTCCTCCGGGTCGGTGGTGGGGCGGCTGGTCTGCAGGGCGACCGAGCCGACGGCGGGATGACTCAGCTGATGCCACTCCTGGCGCATGCCTCAACACTACGGAACCGGCCGCCGCCCCGGAAAAGAGGCCCGCACGTCCCATCCACCAGGACGTACGGGCCCCTCACCGGCTAATCGAGCAGCTCGGTCACGGTGCCGGCGGCCACGGTCCGGTTGCCCTCGCGCACCGCGAAGCCGAGCCCGGCCGCCATCGCGACCGGCCGGTCCAGGACCACGCCGAGCGACACCGTGTCCCCCGGCACGACCATCGGCACCTCGCCCAGGTCCATCGCGCCGGCCACGTCCGCGGTCCGGAAGTAGAACTGCGGACGGTAGTTGGCGAGGAAGGGCGTGTGCCGCCCGCCCTCGGCCGCGGTCAGCGCGTACAGCTCGGCCCGGAACCGCCGGTGCGCCCGCACCGAGCCCGGCACGGCCACCACCTGGCCGCGCGCGACCTGGTCCCGCTTGACGCCGCGCAGCAGCACGGCCGCGTTGTCCCCGGCCTCGGCCGCGAGCAGGCTCTTGCCGAACGTCTCCAGCCCGGTCGCGACCGTGGCGATCGGCTCGCCGAGCCCGACCACCTCGACCGGCTCACCGAGGCGCAGCGTGCCGCGCTCGACCGCGCCGGTGACCACGGTGCCGCGCCCGGAGATGGTGAGCACGTTCTCGATCGGCATCAGGAACGGCTCGGCCAGGTCCCGCGGCGGCTCCGGCACGTAGCCGTCGACCGCGTCCAGCAGGTCCGCGATCGACTGCGTCCACCGCGGGTCGCCCTCCAGCGCACGCAGCGCCGACACGCGTACCACCGGCACCTCGTCGCCCGGGAAACCGTACTCGCTCAGCAGCTCCCGCACCTCCAGCTCGACCAGGTCCAGCAGCTCGGTGTCGGCCACCGCGTCCGCCTTGTTCATGGCCACCACCAGGTGCGGCACGCCGACCCGCCGGGCCAGCAGCACGTGCTCGCGCGTCTGCGGCATCGACCCGTCCAGCGCGGACACCACCAGGATCGCGCCGTCGACCTGCGCCGCCCCCGTGATCATGTTCTTCACGTAGTCGGCGTGCCCCGGCATGTCCACGTGCGCGTAGTGCCGGCTCGCGGTCTCGTACTCCACGTGCGCGATGTTGATGGTGATCCCCCGCTGCACCTCCTCCGGCGCCCGGTCGATCCCGTCGAACGACACGTAGCTGTTGACCTGCGGGTACCGCTCGGCCAGCACCTTCGTGATCGCCGCCGTCAGCGTCGTCTTCCCGTGGTCGACGTGCCCCATCGTCCCGATGTTGAGGTGCGGTTTCGTCCGCACGAACTGGCTCTTGGCCATGACCTTTCCCGTTGTATTCGTAAATTGCACCGGACGGCGAGCAGCAAAACGCGGGCGGACGCCACTCCGCGCCATTGACAATGGCATGACTCCGCGCCAGAACCGCGCGACGAAACCCCATGAGACTCCGGGGGTACGACGAGAGCACCCTCCTCCTCCGGTCCTGCTGGAACGGGAGAAGGGTCAGCTATCCAGTCGTCCGAGCATGACGGCGAGCGCGCCCACCCGGCCACCGCCGGTGCGCACCTCAAGCCCAGTCATGCCCAACATGGCGCCAAGAATAGTGCGGCGACCGGAAAGCCGCCACCCCATTGAATAGGCCTGCCCTCACCGCCGGGTGGACGGCGGTGAGGGCAGGTGTCCAGCGCGAAGGGATTACTTAGTTGAGGCCGTTCTTGACGGCGGTGATGAGTTCGCCGTTCGCGGTGTCGCCGGAGAGTTCCCAGAAGAACGCGCCGCCGAGACCCTGCTGCTTGGCGTAGGTCATCTTGCCGGTCATGGTGGCGGGGGTGTCGTAGCTCCACCAGTTGTTGCCGCAGAAGGCGTACGCCGTGCCGGCGACCGTGCCCGTGGCGGGGCAGGCGGTCTTCAGCACCTTGTAGTCGTTGATGCCGGGCTCGTACTGGCCGGAGGCCGGGCCGGTGGCGGTGCCGCCGGGTGCGGCCTGGGTGACGCCGGTCCAGCCGCGGCCGTAGAAGCCGACGCCCAGCAGCAGCTTGTCGGCGGGGATGCCCTTCGCCTTGAGCTTCTGGATGGCGGCGTCCGAGTAGAAGCCCGCGGTCGGGATGCCGTTGTACGAGGTGAGCGGCGAGTGCGGGGCGGTCGGGCCCTGCGCTGCCCAGGCGCCGAAGTAGTCGTACGTCATCGGCATGATCCAGTTGAGGTCCGCGGCCGCGCCGGCGTAGTCGGTGGCGTCGATCTTGCCGCCGTTGGTGCCGTCCGCCGTGATCGCGGAGGTGATCAGCGCGTTCGGGCCGAACTTGGAGCGCAGCGCCGAGATCACGTTCTTGTACGCGTTGGGCCCGCTGGTGTCACAGCTCAGGCCACAGGCGTTCGGGTACTCCCAGTCGATGTCGATGCCGTCGAACACGTCCGCCCAGCGCGGGTCCTCGACCACGTTGTAGCAGGACTCGGCGAACGCGGCCGGGTTCTGCGCGGCCTGGGTGAAGCCGCCGGACCAGGTCCAGCCGCCGAACGAGTAGATCACCTTGAGGTGCGGGTACTTCGCCTTGAGCTGCCGCAGCTGGTTGAAGCTGCCGCGCAGCGGCTGGTCCCACGTGTCCGCCACGCCGCTGACGCTCTCCGCCGCGGTGTAGGACTTCTCGTACGCCGGGAACGTCTCGCCGACCGAGCAGCGCCCACCGGTGGTGTTGCCGAACGCGTACAGGATGTGGGTCAGCTTCGCGGCGGAGCCGCTGGTGTCGATGTTCTTGACGTGGTAGTTCC
It encodes:
- the tuf gene encoding elongation factor Tu — encoded protein: MAKSQFVRTKPHLNIGTMGHVDHGKTTLTAAITKVLAERYPQVNSYVSFDGIDRAPEEVQRGITINIAHVEYETASRHYAHVDMPGHADYVKNMITGAAQVDGAILVVSALDGSMPQTREHVLLARRVGVPHLVVAMNKADAVADTELLDLVELEVRELLSEYGFPGDEVPVVRVSALRALEGDPRWTQSIADLLDAVDGYVPEPPRDLAEPFLMPIENVLTISGRGTVVTGAVERGTLRLGEPVEVVGLGEPIATVATGLETFGKSLLAAEAGDNAAVLLRGVKRDQVARGQVVAVPGSVRAHRRFRAELYALTAAEGGRHTPFLANYRPQFYFRTADVAGAMDLGEVPMVVPGDTVSLGVVLDRPVAMAAGLGFAVREGNRTVAAGTVTELLD
- a CDS encoding threonine aldolase family protein, which codes for MVDLRSDTFTKPTPEMRAAMAAAEVGDDVYGEDPTVNLLQDEVAALLGHEAALFTPTGSMANQIGLQLLVPPGEELLTDADAHVLIYEMGAAAAYGGISSRTWPAVGGALDPALVESMIRVPGGYDTNATRAIAVEQTHNRSGGTIIPLDTLRQLRALCDRHGLGLHCDGARLWNAHVATGVPLDVYGRLFDSVSVCLSKGLGAPVGSVLVSNRAAIARARVIRKRLGGGMRQAGIIAAGGLHAVRHHIPRLAEDHAHAARLAAALAPTGVVDADAVRTNLVPLDLTKSTLDAAALVEAARERGVLISPVGPRRARLVTHLDVDSAGVDRAAEVLHDLLS
- a CDS encoding (2Fe-2S)-binding protein, which codes for MFACICKRVRECEVRSVIQGGARTKRSVAEACGAGTSCGTCVRRIGDLIDEETGAQAALSHTT
- a CDS encoding FKBP-type peptidyl-prolyl cis-trans isomerase, giving the protein MSDPVGTEKSETTAPKKADVIDEAADKDQDEAAAGGADEATAEEAGDTAEETEKAEEARPLTKAEKRELLRIETQRARARKAGRQAFGLAVIGLAVVAVIVGAVWFADSRRTDPSAEPAATPTAPAEEQQSVPPAVPFPPVPAGADPALSTKPTVEKGEGALEKGKPKITYVIKGTGPATKAGDLITANYVGVLYGTGEEFDSSWSRQQAIEFTIGMGQLIDGWEKGLLNVPVGSRIILDLPPDLAYGDKDDGSGRPTGDLRFVVDVLNAQGQ
- a CDS encoding glycosyl hydrolase family 18 protein, with the translated sequence MRKSVRRGLLAGAVVAALAATAVPAVNAMAAGSIAATFTASSDWGTGHEVAVKVTNGSDAAVATWSITFTLPASASISNSWDADVTKSGNTYTAVKKSWAGSLAPGASVTWGYVATGGYTAPTNCTINGVSCSGGPVTPPTTGSPTTPPPNTPPPTTPPPVDPGGKKVVGYFAEWGVYQRNYHVKNIDTSGSAAKLTHILYAFGNTTGGRCSVGETFPAYEKSYTAAESVSGVADTWDQPLRGSFNQLRQLKAKYPHLKVIYSFGGWTWSGGFTQAAQNPAAFAESCYNVVEDPRWADVFDGIDIDWEYPNACGLSCDTSGPNAYKNVISALRSKFGPNALITSAITADGTNGGKIDATDYAGAAADLNWIMPMTYDYFGAWAAQGPTAPHSPLTSYNGIPTAGFYSDAAIQKLKAKGIPADKLLLGVGFYGRGWTGVTQAAPGGTATGPASGQYEPGINDYKVLKTACPATGTVAGTAYAFCGNNWWSYDTPATMTGKMTYAKQQGLGGAFFWELSGDTANGELITAVKNGLN
- the bfr gene encoding bacterioferritin, whose protein sequence is MQGDARVIEFLNEQLTAELTAINQYFLHAKMQDNWGYTVLAKHTRHESIDEMRHAEVLTDRILFLEGLPNYQKLFALRIGETVKEQFDCDMKIEREAVDRLRAGIDHMRSVGDVTSAKIFEDILADEEHHIDYLETQLHLIEKFGEALYLQNVTQHPEAG
- a CDS encoding class II 3-deoxy-7-phosphoheptulonate synthase translates to MRQEWHQLSHPAVGSVALQTSRPTTDPEEAEALGLDRWRTLPRLQMPPWPDLDEVGEVCKVLDTVPPIVAPYEVDDLRARLALVAEGKAFLLQGGDCAETFSDNTEAHLLANARTLLQMAVVLTYGASLPVVKVARVAGQYTKPRSSATDSLGLPAYRGDMINSLDATPEARVADPQRMIRAYANSAAAMNMLRAYLNGGLADLHAVHDWNKDFVRSSAAGERYEAIAREIDRAMAFIRACGMKDDDALRTVNLACSHEALALEYDRALTRVSDGKAYCLSGHFLWVGERTRQLDHAHIDFISRIANPIGVKLGPTTTPETAIELCERLNPDNIPGRLTLISRMGNHKVRDALPAIVDKVTAAGATVVWQCDPMHGNTIESSNGYKTRQFDRIVDEVLGYFEVHRQLGTHPGGIHVELTGEDVTECLGGAQGIADLDLPSRYETACDPRLNTQQSLELAFLVAEMLRG